TCAGTGTCGTTAACGACCTCAAAACCCCCTAACTTATGATTAACGTAACTAAAAAAGGATTCACTGACATCCAAATGATCTAATTATCATTGTTTTGCCCAcacaaattttatttcattaagtaaAATAGGttattgttaaattcaaacaccATAGTGTAAagtacacattttttaaattcaaataattaaacTCTGTTCACTATCAAATTACAGAAGGCAAAACTGACAATTCCGGCGTCTTTTTGGAGTATACGACTGAAAGGTTCGTTTATTTACCTTATATTCAATGTAgagcaaattattttttatgacaacatttcaagtacctacctacgataAAATGTTTAATAGTGTTTCTAAATTACATCTTCTTTACATAAaacctttataattatttatataaagaaacATACATTATAATCTGTCTTTAGAGGATTATGTAACAACAGCTAATCTCTGGTAAGATATTTAGTGGTACAAAACAAATATCTTCTAATTTCCAGATTTGTTGTATCACAAAACCGCGACTTTACTGTCACCTAACTATTACATCCTAACCCAAAAAGTTAAAGAAAATCTTGTTACAGAATGCCACGTCAAGCTGGAGTTATTCTACTGGGGACCAGCGGAGTGATACCTGCCAACAGAATCGAGCACATGGAGACCGCGTGCACCATCAATGAGGACAAAGTCATCCACCCCTTCGCGTTCCGGCCTCACACCCATGCTCTTGGTGAGTccatccggctcgaaggaccaattgTTTCAGACTGACTGTaggtgctggattggcgaccccgcactaaaaagtgTTTGTGTTGGTTGCCCCCCACctgatggactgacgacatcaagtccctacaaaagactgtccatcggctgatatgatgatgtagGGTCAGCGCTTATTGGTATACTTAATCAAACTTTTTTAATGCTTGAGCTTATATCGAGCCGTATTCCTATTTACACTTGTTCCTTAGGagggtgtttaaattataagtgtcaggaaacacaaatgTTGTCGTGACACGTCGTAGAAAAGCATGACTTCCAATTGCTTACGCCTGGCTTTGTAAGTTGAGTAGGTTATCCTTTTTTAAAAGTTGGTCATAAGATGAGCGATTTTACGTACATTTGTAGTCTTGAGAAATTTTTCTTCAAAGTTAAATCATCATTAGCATTAGCAACCCACATTCACGAGTCTTTTAGAattagagggattaggctaaaagtctaccacgctggtccaatgcggattggctgacttcacatatctagaaataagaaaattctcagacatgcaagttccctcacgatgttttccttcactgtttgagacacgtgacacgTGTCTAACGAAAACTTTATATACAACTACAGGTACTGAAGTGTCAGGGTTCGTGGTCCGCCGCTCCCCCACAGGCGACATCTGGCAACTCCTCGGCTCCAAGAATCCCCAGCTACCCCAGATGTTCTACCCGGTGGTCAGCCGCACACCCATCACGAAGAACGACGTGCTGGCTGCGCGCTGTGTCATGAACAACACCAGGTCTCACTCTGTCAACATTGGGTGAGtgatatcatcatcagcctgtatccgtccactgctggacatagatctTTCGGAGAGCTCGCCACAACACACGTACCTCCCCCTTCCTCATACATAGCTCTCTTCATAGCTCACTGAGCGACTCTGATTTGAATGAGTGATATCATCTGTCAGTTAtttgtttactagcggacgcccgcgacatcgtcctggtggaatttggtttttcacaaatcccttgggaaccatggatttttccggtagtCTATGTCTTAATCCAGACTTTAATTTATCTCTACCTCAGTTTCaagtgattcggttcagtaaccgaggcatgaaagagtaaAAACATTCGTACCATTAAAATcagcaatccatggatttttttgagataaaaagtaaccttcgtgttaattcagagtaaaatctattccaaatttcagcctaatagcttcagtagtagcggcgttaaagagtaacaaatatccaaacaaaccttcgcgtttataatattagtaggattgccGGCTATTCTCAGCAGTTCATGCTTCTCAAACCACTAGTGGTGAGCACCAGTACTTACACTCTTTTAACACTGGGTGAGTGATATCATCGATTAATAGTTTATTgtcggttcttctcagcagttTATGCCTCCCGAACTTGTGATACGAGTTACTGTGACTATTGACATCTTTATGGCAAAACAAAGGCTTATTAAGCATTCTATTCGATAGAGAAGCTAGGATGCCTCATGAACAACACCCTGTTATCATTAGGTAAATGATATCGGCAGTCCTTTACGATGTAACAGTTAAACAGCTGCTGGACCAAACTCTTAGTTGTAATCGAAGAAATCTTCAATCCCCATCGTCCAAGACATTATCAACACCTATAATGATCTCATCTTGTAAACACCTTGTAAGAGTGAGTGTGGACTTCTTTCTTTATGCTAAAGCAAATCACTAATTACACGCACGCCTATTACGAGAAGCGACGTGCTAACGCGTCCTGTATCGAAATTACATACCGCTAAGtttaaaagcgccatctgtaaTAACACTGTTAAACTACGACACAACAAGGAAGCCCAGCGCCGAATCCATTTAGTCTTAACGGCATAATTGTGAACTAATTAGGTGCTTATGGAGTAACGCAAGTACGACAAGAGATGGCGTTATTAACCTATACTAAATTCTAAGATTCTCTTTCATATATTTACGCTCATTTTTTGTAGTTTACTCATTAATAATCGATTTTACATATATAGtgcccggtatgaaaaaaatatgtgcagtaaaattcgatgaatgaataacagcgttacgttttttgtgctcAACCTATTCTGTGCACTTTTTACCGTGCGTATGGtgcgatggtaagtgatgatgcaatcttagatggaagcgggctaacttgttaggagtaggatgaaaatccacacccctttcggtttctacacgacatcgtaacggaacgctaaattgcttggtacCTCTTTGTCGgaaggtaactagccacgtccaaagcctcccaccagccagacctggaccaaataagaaaacctcaatcggctcagctggggatcgaatccaggacctctgacttgtaagtccactgcgtataccactgcgccacggaggccgtcaaaaccggAGGCCGGTTgtgcacctttcacttttcaggcgtttaTTAAGACgcacatagtgtatgctgcggggcaacatacacctatttagacagtcagAGTATCTTAAGGAGTCCATTGTGCGTCGGATttgacacaatttttttttttcaagctttTTACCATTCCAGAGCGACCAACAACGACGAGATGTGCAACTTCTACCTGATGTACTGGGTGCAGGACGACACGCCCCTCACACAGAAGTACTGCTTCTCGCCCGGCCCGCCCTACTACTACTGGAGCCGCGCGCCGCAGAACTTCGACCGCATACCCGACAGGGATTTTAACGTTCTGTAAGAGGACTTCTGCTTCGTATACCGGTATAATGTTTTTGCATATGatttggtttttgttttttttttcaattggtgGGATTCCATTAATACAATTTGGTTTATTGGCGCCGCGCGTCGGGTGATTGAGCCagtgcttttaattttttttttaaatttaaaatctgtTTTATTTAGACAGCTTGAAATGTTGAAGAAGGTTGACTGAATCTTAGAATACTACATTTCATGTAAGGGATGCCGAAAAGgggattttatagttttatttgatCGCTACATGAACTTGAATACCTCCAAGTAtaagcccttaatattggtgggtacgctTAGAAGTTCTTATATAAAGATAAAGCTGAGACTGATAATACGAGGATAAATGCCTCTTAAAATTATgttagctttctagtggtttgagaattttcaaaatcagtttagtagatctagagatggCGCCTACAATACCATAttatcttaacaagttagcccttgactacaatctcacctgatggtaagtgatgatgcagtctaagatggaagcgggctaacttgttagaaggaggatgaaaatccacactcccttcggcttctacacgacatcgcaccaaaacgctaaatcgcatggcggtacgtctaaaACGTCTAtctttactatattatttatagttattttaatatcatcattaacaacccatattcggctcactgttgagcacgaatctcctctcaggatcagaggggttagaccaatactccaccacgctggcccaatgcggattggcagacttcacacacacagagaattaagaaaattctctggtatgcaggtttcctcacgatgttttccttcacagtttgagacacgtgatatttaatttcttaaaatgcacataactgaaaagttggaggtgcatgccctggaccggattcgaacctacgtccccCGCATCGAAGcggagttcatatccactgggctatcacgtcgcttatatatttattaataatacaaaatctatttccaggCCGACCAATAACGAAGAAATGTGCAACTTATACCGAATGTTCCCCCTAGAAGATGGCATCCCCCTCGCGCAGTATTGTTACTCTCTCTCTTAATTATTATGGAGAAGTTCAacccgacagacagacagatttatcattattatttatacattatttttacaccacaataacaaaaacaagaaaaaatttacacattttatgaataaagaaggatacaaaaggcgaccttatcgctatATAGCGATTTCTACTAATCAactaattaggtatattatttaatatcttatcttggcgacattatattataataatatgtaacatTACATAACTAATATATTCCTTTTCGCATTTTAGAAGACTGTTTATGTTATGAttttttagttgaaaattaAGTAAATGAATGATTTTCTTAAGGAAATTCCGCACTAAAGCAGTACCAGATTTATTCTGACTgttgtgtttataataattgatcCGATTTCTcttaatattcatcattatcaaccaatattcggctcactgctgagttcgagtctcagaatgagaggtgttaggccaatagtccaccacgctggcccaatgcggattggcagacttctcacacgcagcgaattaagaaaattctccgcttgccccggattcgaacccacaacctccggaatcggaggcagagttcatatcccggctttttgatatttatatttttttcctctTGATATTAATATACACAAAGTAATTTACTTGCACAAATAAAACACTTGCAACAAATAATATTTCCAATTGACCACAGACTATTCAAGTATGCTTGAGCAATTTCATTTGCCAATTTTgaagtcgaaaatttaaaaaaataattcaacttgtacaagtcaataattatcattatcttcAGTTAATATCTTCTAGTATACTTACTTTAGTTTATACTCATGCAAGTATACTTGCGCAGGTAAATTATTACTTGTATGGCAATTATTTGATTCATACAGCAAAAGCATTAATGCGGCCTAAACTTAAatcttttacaatattataaaataatctgtGTTGTCCTAgtcctagtgggagttttcaatattttcatactgttactatcacgttgacgtaaacgcaaagatgatggtccatttcatgtccactcttgtaccccgtatcattaaaatttaaaaatacaaggaaattattaaaatttattaaagtgaataaatctaactaaagaaaaacaaataaataaaataaaaacccaagtttttgagttatatcaagatggcgcccaagcaattatgacatgacagttgacagcaaacgtcaaatcgatgaATGcaatgaaaacgtcatctatccgccattattacctttattaatgttgcatttcttgggtgataatgaatattctttcgaaagaattaaagtaaattcgtagatttgtataatcaaaaatagttaaaaataatatcttcttttatttccgccagggtacaatgactggacctgggctccatacaattttggaccatctcctttatatggaattgaaacagttgtgcagtagtgccactagatggcgctatttcagtttcttagaaattcgcgtttacgttacgtgacagtaacagtatcaaactgccactaggccctttgtttattttttcatgataaacagttaacaataaatttattttactatattttacgaATTAATGATGAAAACTGTGTGGCGTCTACACCTAGACATACATCATATTTAGAGTATCTTTGATTTAAACAATTATTGGCAACAATTGACTACACAGATTGACAGGTAGGTTTAAGTagaaaattgcaaaaaaaaacgatttttttgtaCTTCTAAGTTTCAGTAGTCTATAAAAAACTACCATAAAACAATCAATGAATTCAATTATCATTAAAGTATGAatataaagaatgaaaaaaaaaacataaattgaaTCTTTTTATCGATCTTTGAACGCTAAAAATAATCTGAATTGAGTATTGaacgatttattattatttttttattatcattatttataaaatattgtatttaaaaaggaAGATGTATATATCTtcctttttaaatacaataaacagtattttagttaaattttacaTATCAGTAGATcctttcaatttattatttagtgttaattataaatataaccgctgaaatgttaattaaaaaagtagaaaattattttaattttgagtaGGTAACACTAACATAACACTTGAGATTCgtaataaatagtatttaatagataatgtatcaatattttttttctttcggtTAAATTGTTTTCCTTTGTAAGGTTTCTTTACTATGTATTTCAAgtttaatataatgttaatatgttgacataaaattatttaaaacatcacCTATTTTTAGGTattcgccaagcgatttagcgttccggtacgatgagaattaattaaaaaaatacatgtaaacCTGTTTGAACTAGCGCTTTACCATTGAATCTTGTGAAACTAATTGAAGAACCTATACCTATATGTACCTGCATATTCACTAACTCAGTTGGTTTCAGATAAAAGCTCGTTGAAATTTAATTCCATAGAAAATATGACTGAAATATGAGTGGAAATAATTAGTTTGTATCccttataaaattactaaaaagtaCTTATGTCTAAGACACTgctgtaaggaaaaaaaatatttaccttatACTCGTAACaggcataataatattatatttaatttttatgtaaatctaGTCAAAATTATGAAAGATTACAATGTGCATCTTTTACAAAATGAACAGCCATAATATTTCGACAAATTAATGtgaattaattttatctatatgcttcgttttataaaaaaaaatttaaacatcttataaacattttgaaaatttcattttaagatTCTATACAAAGTATttagtatgtatgttttttttatttcttctaacaaaaatctttttatccactaaaatcacaaaaaagcatttatatttttaacaatttaatatacttaatacttatttGAAATCTAATGGCAtatcaagtttaaaaaaaatattggcctGGTATACTCTCAAAaggcaaaaataatattaataattatgattatgattctggacaaaataaaaaagacattttaattaaaaaaatatcgtatatAGTATAAGTTActcaaataaatacataatatttgtgttaaaataagcaacatttataaattataagattAGATTCGATGTACTACTCTATTTTTGAAATGACTATGGCTCGCTCTACGGACTCTCGGTGTTttgtaaatagttaaatatatataaaagacagaaaatagtatttttatgaatattaatgtGGATATAAaggaaaatcacaaaaaaatagacacaatttcttaaaaaatttacaatatttttttgattttgaaagattttttttactgaattattgagataaaatcaatttctatgattgttttttattttgtgcttTTTTACTGCATATAAACAatcaattgtatattttaaatatattatattatacaaactTATCTgactatatacttttatttattatgtcgcAAATTTTTGTTACTGTGAAAaagttttattgatatttttttaaatatgattgaattaaattatatcaAAACATATGTGTATAACACAGAGCGATGAAATCGTAAGCATTGTAAAAACTGTCAATCACTTAATTATATACTACAAAAAACCTATATCAATTTTCGTCgtcaattgatattttttttttgggccttgacattgttttttttttatgttaagaaatatgtttttgttgaaaaatgtttttttttaaattttttactctGTTTTagatcagtttttttttgtataatgccTTTAAAACTTTCTAAAAACGCAATTAAATCTAACTttatattgtcaaaaatatatcaattactATTAATCActgctttaaaattttagtgtCAAAAAGAACtgacgttataaaaaaaaagtattagatctattttaacttaataaatataaatgtattaatgtCTTGACCATTATTACGTAAATGTTTGTTATTGATGTATGAAATTAAGGCGGTTCTGGTCAATCGTTttacttagtttaatttaatgcGATATTTTCTTAAAACAGCAAATAGAAAAAATCGATTGAATGGAACTAgaaagaatttattaaattgtgataattttgttaatttctaCGTTgccatattaattagttattcgAATTTAAAGTTGAtgtaaactattaatttattatggaaaacggctaaaactcacgtgacacAACGTCGGAGTGCGCTAGTTTCAAAtacatacggggcccttagtcatgagctggttcttgcaacacggtacgctcgcagcgcgcgttgaGAGAGGGGTGGGGAGTAAAGGTCGTCATCTTGATTGGACCCATCTTTTTGTAAACAAACTTAACTAAGACCATCTCGCTCTAAGTTTGTTATTTGCGATATAGAGTGAAAAAGCGATTTCTACGCTGACCCACTCATGATCACTATAAAAATTTGCGTGATGactatttctattatttatttctattacttCACGTATCTTtcggtactagaaacttttcccttgattGAATACAAAAGCCATATCGAAACGGATATGAGTCGTAAATGAGATGTTTCAATGTaacttactttaaaattaaacacattTTAGATAGCAACTTATATGTACACTGCAtaacacagaacagaaaacgctaaaagctaaatATTGATGAAAGATGCCAATTCTGTCTATACGATCTATAATATCGGCTCCTATCTGTTTAAATTTTGTCATATTTGACATTAAGTATAGCTTTGCCAgggaaaaattgttttttttttttaattttcaaataacaaGCACTTTGGAATACAGCAATGACCCCACGCAGGGATATTTATTCTAAGGTTACGAACAATGAACAGTAAACAGAATTTCCAGTACCTAAAAGAAGTGTATGGAAAAATGATAGTCCAGGACTGCCTTAaagaagtaaaattatattggATATAATCTATGTACTTATTATTCTGAATGTGTCTCCGACTGTCCATGTATGTATAGCATAAGCACAGAAACGAATATACTGCATACTTAATCATAGAAATATAAGagaagtatataaattaataatttctccAGCAGAAATCCAACTCCAATAACCGTTTTGTAGTATGTGCGTTTCTGAATTAGGTATGATTTTGCACGACTAATATCTTGACTGTATTTAACTGTAAAATCCACGGCATAATGATAATTCTAGAAGTCGCTTCtgcaatttttaaccgacttaaaaaaggaggagtttctcaattcgagtctgtgtttttttttttagtttttagtgtccacctatagtgtaaaaatatagCACACTAAGAAACTCCTCACTTAATTGGAAATTATGATATAGActaaaaataagaaatgttaTTCAGTGTTTGAAAAAAAGACTTATTTGCCTTTATTTAGAGTTGAaagttgtttattctttacaactactttttatattttattgacacaGATATAAAGATTTCTTTAGAAAAAGTCCCATTTGTCACTGGTGATCTTTTGTTTATTCGAGAAAAtcgaatttatattaaaaaacaatggaCTTGAACAGAGCTCATGTAAACTTTGTTTAGtactaactaaactaaagtTTACTCATTAAAAacttaactatttattaaaaacttaacttaactatttaaaaacttaactaTTAGACTTATTGTCAAGTTGTGCAAATTCTTACCAAGGATATTGTAAGCTctgtaaaatgtaggtaaactGTGACATTCCTATTGTATGAACCTCATGTTATGTAATTGTAGATCTGATTATATTGACGATgtgcaaaaatatattaaatgtattttaaatacaaatcttttctttttttaaaccctgtcattaaaatattcaatttaaatttggtTTGGGATTATTTAGCTAGCTAATCGGAAGCCCAGGCATTCACCGAAAGTATTCAATGAAATCTGGCTATTCAGCATTCTATAAATTTTTGCCTGGTGGgtgacttcggccgtggttagttatcatcctaccggcaaagacgtaccgcctagcgatttagccttctggtacgatgtcataTAGAAACCTTAGcgcgcatccatcttagattgcattatcacttattatcaggtgagattataatcaagggctaacgtaaaaaataaaaaaaaaatccggagTTTCGAAAATtggttattttatatattttaatgtgcCGTGTGTATATTTGCTGCTCGTGCCGCCATATTGGAAAAATGGCGTCCAAAACAGTCAACTACACTATTATTTACGTGACGAAAGAGAGTCagtgagttatatttttttctcgtttattattattattttagttagcccttgattacaatctcaactgatggtaagtgatgatgcaataagatggaagcggagtaacgtctttgtcggtagggtggtaactagccacggccgaagcctcccaccagccaatattTGTGTTTTTCATATGCAAGCAAGTTATCTTACATTTGTACTATACTTCTACGAACGTTGACAGACACCCACGATTTATAATTCTACGTTTAAGTAATATGTAGCTTCCTACTCAGATGCGACGAGGTAGCAGCTTTGAATAGGTTAGTTAACTATTGCCTACATCTTCATTAGATCTTACATGGTGCCCCTTTTGAATATTAAATAGCGTATCTACCAAGAAGTAGGTTATAGATATCTAGACACGTTTTAGTTTAATTTCTAAATGAATTTGCATACTTTTACAGGCAGCGCTCCTAGCGGAAGTTTTATAAAGTATACCAACAtttgcttattaaacaacgaaagttatttgaataatatacctaaatattgtctacaatgtcgagttgaaTTTCAGGAAGTCTAAAAACTATTTGAGTATACATTGATATATGTGCCTAGGTATATAGTGAATAAACACAATATtatgcatgtgtgtgctcagtggagtcgctaaattcggaccATCTTCAAGATGCGTTGATtctgtaggcacgtaacatatctatagtataaaataatcatttttaaccgacttccaaaaaggagaaggttctacgttcggctgtatgtatgttttttttttatgtatgtccagcgataattccgtcaattatggactgattttgaaaattctttttttgttttgtagggtttacttccagggtggcttggcaccgccttcaaactgatcagaaggtagcacataggtaggatgttattttttgctttttagttaaagttattttttgagttggaagtcggttgaattttttttattacattt
This DNA window, taken from Bicyclus anynana chromosome 1, ilBicAnyn1.1, whole genome shotgun sequence, encodes the following:
- the LOC112055870 gene encoding peptidylglycine alpha-hydroxylating monooxygenase, producing the protein MESCKFIISLLFIISIIGRGVRAYEIDTYEFLMPNVWPNKDELYLCTPIRIAPKKNFYVVGFKPNASMHTAHHMLLYGCSQPGSNDSVWSCGEMQSNEIDNKYNTASPCKSGSQIVYAWARDAPRLQLPPDVGFLMGNDSPIKYLVLQVHYMHKFPEGKTDNSGVFLEYTTERMPRQAGVILLGTSGVIPANRIEHMETACTINEDKVIHPFAFRPHTHALGTEVSGFVVRRSPTGDIWQLLGSKNPQLPQMFYPVVSRTPITKNDVLAARCVMNNTRSHSVNIGATNNDEMCNFYLMYWVQDDTPLTQKYCFSPGPPYYYWSRAPQNFDRIPDRDFNVL